The following proteins are co-located in the Silene latifolia isolate original U9 population chromosome 1, ASM4854445v1, whole genome shotgun sequence genome:
- the LOC141610629 gene encoding uncharacterized protein LOC141610629 isoform X2, translated as MLHRHIQSIIRKDGRNYVMSAEIAMAREMTFKNKLQKLSMESSSSTDPLHYQRRKWSEGFLLLVHGNPASAKKLVAKTD; from the exons ATGTTACACCGTCATATTCAGTCCATTATCAGAAAAG ACGGGAGGAACTATGTAATGTCAGCTGAGATTGCAATGGCAAGAGAAATGACATTCAAAAACAAGCTTCAAAAACTGTCTATGGAGTCCAGTAGTAGCACTGATCCGTTACATTATCAA CGAAGAAAATGGTCAGAGGGATTTCTTCTGCTCGTACATGGAAACCCCGCTTCTGCAAAAAAACT AGTCGCCAAAACAGACTAA
- the LOC141610629 gene encoding uncharacterized protein LOC141610629 isoform X1, translated as MLHRHIQSIIRKDGRNYVMSAEIAMAREMTFKNKLQKLSMESSSSTDPLHYQCCSNLIKVRIDTAKKMVRGISSARTWKPRFCKKTSRQNRLILQKTAGKDHQTKQRVRHLADELKK; from the exons ATGTTACACCGTCATATTCAGTCCATTATCAGAAAAG ACGGGAGGAACTATGTAATGTCAGCTGAGATTGCAATGGCAAGAGAAATGACATTCAAAAACAAGCTTCAAAAACTGTCTATGGAGTCCAGTAGTAGCACTGATCCGTTACATTATCAA TGTTGCAGTAATCTTATCAAAGTCCGAATTGATACAGCGAAGAAAATGGTCAGAGGGATTTCTTCTGCTCGTACATGGAAACCCCGCTTCTGCAAAAAAACT AGTCGCCAAAACAGACTAATTCTCCAGAAGACAGCAGGCAAAGATCATCAAACAAAGCAACGAGTTCGCCACCTGGCTGATGAATTGAAGAAATGA